The DNA window GACTTTGGGTCGCGTGATTTCAGGGTGTTCGATCACTCTCCCCGAGCGCATCATGGCTTCGGTCAACCAGGCGGTTTCGCTGGTCGACATGCCGTTGAGGACCACGGCCATCAGGAGGGCGGCTGCTTGGTAGTCAGTGAAGGTGCCCCGGACCACGCCGGTCACGAATTCCTCAATCTCGGCCCGGGTCAGCTCTTGGCGATCCCGCTTTTTCGCGATGATTTCTTGAGGCAGCATGGGGAGAGGAAAGCGGTTCCTGGCCGTTCGAGAGTGGCCAGGCGCTAGGACGGGAGTTCCTGCATTTTTTTGATCTGCTGGAGCACAAATTTTTTGGGGAGGAAGGGCATGGCGGTCATGAGAAACTTCTGGGAGGTGGTCAGTCCGGTCACGACGGCTAGTTTTCCTGCGAGCAGGCCTTGGTAGCCATCCTGGGCTACGGAGCGGGCGGAAGCGGCTTGGGAGAAGAGGGCGGAGTCTTCCATGTGGGCGGCGCTTGCGAATTCGGTGGCGGTAGCCCCGGGTTGCAAGTTGGTCACGGTGACGGGGCTGCCCGATAATTCGCCGGCCAGTCCGTAGCTGAGGGCGGTCACGTAGTGCTTGGTCGCAAAGTAGACCGCTTGCAGGGGCCCTCCCGGGGGCAGGCTAGCGGTGGAGGAGACATTGAGGATGCGGCCCTCTCCACGTTCGAGAAAGACGGGGAGAAAGAGGCGGCAGAGTTCGGTCAGGGCCACGATGTTCAGTTGGATCATGGCGAGGTCTTGAGCCCAGGGGCGTTCATGGAAGAGCCCGAGTCCACCAAAGCCGGCGTTGTTGATGAGGAAGTCCACCCCGATGGATTCGGTCTGGAGGGCTTGGAAAAGGGT is part of the Verrucomicrobiota bacterium genome and encodes:
- a CDS encoding SDR family oxidoreductase, whose product is MAQTALITGASSGIGKELAQIHAERGGDLILVARREDKLLELQSQLESEHSTRVRLFPMDLTEPSAPGTLFQALQTESIGVDFLINNAGFGGLGLFHERPWAQDLAMIQLNIVALTELCRLFLPVFLERGEGRILNVSSTASLPPGGPLQAVYFATKHYVTALSYGLAGELSGSPVTVTNLQPGATATEFASAAHMEDSALFSQAASARSVAQDGYQGLLAGKLAVVTGLTTSQKFLMTAMPFLPKKFVLQQIKKMQELPS